The Pseudomonas orientalis genome contains a region encoding:
- the gdhA gene encoding NADP-specific glutamate dehydrogenase yields the protein MSESVESFLARLKKRDPDQPEFHQAVEEVLRSLWPFLEANPHYLTSGILERMCEPERAITFRVSWVDDHGKVQVNRGFRIQMNSAIGPYKGGLRFHPSVNLGVLKFLAFEQTFKNSLTSLPMGGGKGGSDFDPKRKSDAEVMRFCQAFMSELYRHIGADVDVPAGDIGVGAREIGFLFGQYKRLANQFTSVLTGKGMTYGGSLIRPEATGFGCVYFAEEMLKRQGQRVEGKRVAISGSGNVAQYAARKVMDLGGKVVSLSDSEGTLYAESGLTEEQWSALLALKNVQRGRISELAERFGLEFRQGQTPWALACDIALPCATQNELDAEAARTLLRNGCICVAEGANMPTTLEAVDIFIDAGILFAPGKASNAGGVAVSGLEMSQNAMRLLWTAGEVDSKLHTIMQSIHHACVHYGEENGRVNYVKGANIAGFVKVADAMLAQGIV from the coding sequence ATGAGCGAATCCGTCGAATCCTTCCTTGCCCGCCTCAAGAAACGCGACCCCGACCAACCGGAATTCCATCAGGCCGTGGAGGAAGTCCTACGCAGTCTGTGGCCGTTTCTTGAAGCCAACCCCCACTACCTGACCTCGGGCATTCTGGAGCGCATGTGCGAGCCGGAACGCGCGATCACCTTTCGGGTGTCCTGGGTGGATGATCATGGCAAGGTCCAGGTCAATCGCGGTTTTCGTATCCAGATGAACAGTGCCATCGGCCCGTACAAGGGCGGTTTGCGCTTTCACCCCTCGGTGAACCTGGGCGTGCTGAAATTCCTCGCCTTCGAGCAGACCTTCAAGAACTCCCTGACCTCGTTGCCCATGGGCGGCGGCAAAGGCGGTTCGGACTTCGATCCCAAGCGCAAGAGCGACGCCGAAGTGATGCGCTTCTGCCAGGCCTTCATGAGCGAGCTGTACCGTCATATCGGTGCGGACGTGGACGTACCGGCCGGCGATATCGGCGTGGGCGCACGGGAAATCGGCTTCCTGTTCGGTCAGTACAAACGCCTGGCTAATCAATTCACCTCGGTCCTGACCGGCAAAGGCATGACCTATGGCGGCAGCCTGATCCGTCCAGAAGCTACTGGGTTTGGCTGTGTGTATTTCGCCGAGGAAATGCTCAAGCGCCAGGGCCAGCGGGTCGAAGGCAAACGTGTGGCGATCTCGGGTTCCGGCAACGTGGCGCAGTACGCTGCGCGCAAAGTGATGGACCTGGGTGGCAAGGTGGTTTCCCTGTCGGACTCCGAAGGTACGCTGTACGCCGAGAGCGGTTTGACCGAGGAGCAATGGTCGGCCCTGCTGGCGCTGAAAAACGTGCAGCGTGGCCGTATCAGCGAACTGGCCGAGCGTTTCGGCCTGGAGTTTCGCCAAGGTCAAACACCCTGGGCGCTGGCGTGCGATATCGCGCTGCCCTGTGCCACCCAGAACGAACTCGACGCAGAGGCTGCCCGCACGCTGTTGCGCAATGGCTGCATCTGCGTGGCCGAAGGCGCCAACATGCCGACCACGCTCGAGGCGGTGGATATCTTTATCGACGCGGGCATTCTGTTCGCGCCGGGCAAGGCCTCCAATGCCGGCGGCGTGGCCGTCAGTGGCCTGGAGATGTCGCAGAACGCCATGCGCCTGCTATGGACCGCGGGTGAAGTGGACAGCAAGCTGCACACCATCATGCAATCGATCCACCATGCTTGCGTGCATTACGGCGAAGAAAATGGCCGGGTCAACTATGTAAAGGGCGCGAACATCGCAGGCTTCGTCAAAGTTGCCGACGCGATGCTGGCCCAGGGCATCGTCTAA